The stretch of DNA TGCGATATGCCGACCGCCGATACGCTCGCCCCATCGGACGCGATGACGCCGCTGGTGGTCGAACTCGACCGTTCGTTGCGCCCGGAGGACGCGTTTGTCGCGCTCGCCGGCTTGCCCCACGCCGTCTTCTTCGACAGCGCGATGCGGATGCCTGTTCTCGGGCGTTACTCTTACGTTACGGCCGACCCGTTCGATTGGCTCACGATCCCGTCCGATGGCCGCGCCGCAATCGACTCGCTATTCGATCGCCTGAATCGCTACCGCTCCGCGACCGTCGAAGGCTTACCGCCCTGGCAGGGGGGCGCCGCCGGTGTTGTCGGCTATGAGGTAGGCCGAAGCCTCGAGCGTTTGCCACGCCCTCGTTGGGACGAGTTTCAGCACCCGGCGCTGGCAATGGGCTTCTATGACTTCGTGGTCGCCTTCGATCATGCGGAGGGTCGTGCGTGGGCGATATCGACGGGACTCCCGGCCTGTGGCGACGATCGCCAACGTCGCGCGGAATGGCGAATGCAGCAGGTCCTCGACGGCTTGGCGAAGGGTTCGCCGCCGCAAGCGTTCGAGCACTGCCAGCCGGTCTCGCAGGAAGACCTTGCGCCGTCGTTCGCCACACCCTACGGCGTAGGCGTGGCAAGCAACTTTTCACGTGGCGGTTATCTCGCCGCGGTGGATCGTGTCCTTGAGCATCTTCGGGCCGGTGACGCCTTTCAGGTCAATCTTTCGCAAAGGCTGCTGCTGCCCGACCCTGGCGACCCTGTCGAGATGTACCTGCGGCTGCGTGAACGCAATCCGGCGCCCTTTGGCGGTTACGTCGATGGTGGCCCTTGGCAGGTCGCCAGCGCTTCGCCCGAGCGGTTCTTGCAAGTGGCCGGTCGCTGTGTTGAGACACGGCCGATCAAAGGGACTCGCCCGCTCGGCGTCGCGGCCGGCGCCGAGTTGCTTGCCAGCGAGAAGGACCGTGCGGAGAACGTGATGATCGTTGATCTGTTGCGGAACGATCTCTCACGGGTCTGCAAGGATGACTCGGTCGCCGTACCAACGCTGTTTGGGCTAGAGCCTTACGCCCATGTGCAGCACCTCGTGTCGGTTGTGACGGGTCGCTTGCGGGATGAGTGTGGCGTGGCTGATCTGCTTGAAGCGACGCTGCCGGGCGGTTCGATCACGGGCGCGCCGAAGGTTCGCGCTCAGGAGATCATCGCCACGCTAGAGCCCACCGCGCGAGGCGCGTACTGCGGGGCGATTGCATGGATCGGGTTCCCCGACGCGGCCGGCAGACAGGCGATGGACAGTAGCGTGTTGATACGGACGCTGACGCGCTCGCGCGGTTGGGTCCAGGCCCCGGTGGGCGGGGGCGTCGTCGTACAGTCGGACCCCGCGGCGGAGTACGAAGAGACTTGGCACAAGGCGGCGGGTCTTGTGGACGCGGTGGCGCCATGATCCTTGTGCTCGACAATTACGACAGCTTCGTCCACAACCTGGCGCGGTACGTCCGGCTCGCCGGGTACGAGACACAAGTCGTCCGGAGCGACGCGATCGACGCCGACGGCGTCGCGGCGTTGTCTCCCGAAGCCTTAGTGCTCTCGCCCGGTCCCGGAACGCCGGCTAACGCAGGATGCTGCGTCGAACTCGTGCGCCAATTCAGCGATACCTTGCCGATCCTTGGCGTCTGTCTTGGTCACCAAGCAATCGTCGAAGCCTTCGGCGGCCGTGTCGTCCGCACCGCGGAACCACTGCACGGACGGACTTCGTTGATACGCCACGATTGCGGCAAACTCTTCGCCGGCGCCCCGTCACCGCTGACGGTTTGTCGTTATCACTCGCTAATTGCCGAGGCAGAGACGCTTCCCGACTGCCTCCGCGCGACGGCGTGGACCGACGATGGTGTGGTGATGGCCGTCGAACACCGCAGCCGCCCGATCTTCGGCGTGCAGTTCCACCCCGAGGCGATCCTCACCGAGGCGGGGCAATTGCTCATCCGCAACTTCTGCGGCGCCATTCGCGAAGAGTAATGCGTCGAGAGGGCATCTTGCTAACGCCCTCTCTTCGTTTCCTGATCATCGAACAGCATCCGGTGGGCGGGCGTTTCGGTGTCGTCGAACTGCCCGTCACGCGCCGCCCAGATGAACGCCGTCACCGCGACGGCGGCGAGGACCAGCGCGATCGGCACCATAACGAAGACGACGGACATGGCTTACTCCCTTTTCGTAGAGCGTCGGTTCGCCAAGCTCGCCGCTGACGCCAAGACCGATAGCGAGCTGAGGGGCATGAGCAGCGCGGCGGCCAGGGGAGTGATCCAACCGATCGCCGCGAGCGACACGGCGACCGTGTTGTAGGTTAGCGAGATGGCGAGGTTGCGTCGCATCACGCCGAGTGTCCGACGGCTGAGGTCCACCAGCTCCACCAAGCGGCCAACGCCAGCCTCGGTTAGGTACACGTCGGCCGCAACGAGCGACGCCTCGGCGCCGCCGTGCACCGCGACGCCGATGTCGGCGGCCGCTAGCGAAGTGGCGTCGTTCACGCCATCGCCTACCATCATGACAACGCCGTTGCCGGCTAGTGTCGCCTCACGGACGCGAGCCAGCTTCTCCTCAGGCGCCATCTCGCTGTGAGCGTCGTTGCCATCGACGCCGACCGCTTCCGCCGCTAAACGCACCGGCCCCGACGCATCACCCGACAGGATCGCCGTGCGCCAGCCGGCGTCACGGAGCCACTGGAGGCGCTCGCGCGAGTCGGCGTGCAATTGATCCTTCAACCATAACACTGCCTCGCAACGCCCGTCCACGGCGGCGAGCACCACGGTCATGCCGCGCTCCAGGCCCAGCTGAACTATCTCGTGGTGGTGTTCTGCAATCGCAACGGCATTCTCAGCCGCGAATCGAGGCGAACTTACTAGCAACTGGCCAACTGGCGTGCGCGCTGTTACGCCGAAGCCGTGCTTCTCTTGCCGCTGACGCACTTGTTGCCGTGCCTCGGGTCCGACGGATGGAAGGTCCGCCACGATGGCTCTGGCGATAGGGTGGTTTGATTCTGATTCGATGGCCGCAATCCAAACGCGCAGCCGGTCATCGCCGTGGTATGCCTCGACGCGCATCTTGCCGCTGGTGAGCGTGCCGGTCTTATCGACGAAGAGTCGGCCAGGACAGTTGGGGCCGACGCTCGCCAGCTTCTCGAGGACCGCGGCGCTCTTGATGAGCATGCCCCGTTTGGCTCCGCTGCCGATCGCTACGGCCATTGTGAGCGGCGTCGCCAAGCCCAGGGCGCAGGGGCACGCAACGATCAACAGCGCGACCGTAGCGTCGATGCCGGGCTCAAGGCCCACCGTGCTCCACCACCAGGCGAGGTTGGCGATAGCGAGAGTCACGACGACCACGATGAACCGCCCCGCGATGCGATCGGCCATCTGGATGATTGGCGGCTTAGCGGCGAGGCCCTCTTCGACCAGCGACACGAGCCTGCCAATCCGCGTCGCGGCGCCAACTGTATCGACTCGCACACACAGCGTAGCGGCTACGTTCTGTGCGCCCGCGCAGACCGCGTCGCCGATAGCGACAGGCGTCGGCTGCGACTCACCGGTGAGTAGCGACTGATCGATCGCCGACTCGCCTTGCGTGACAACGCCGTCGGCGGGAAAGAGCTCGCCCGCTCGTACTTCGACAAGGTCACCGGATTGTAACGTGTCGATTGACTCGTCGATCAATACGCCGTCGCGCACCATGTGGCACTCGTCGGGGGTCATCGAAAGCATCAGGCCAACGGACTCTTGCGCCCAGCGCTGCTGACGTGCTTGTAAGAACCGCCCCACGAGCAGGAGGAACACCAGGGCGCTGAGCGAATCGAAGTAGACTTCGCCGCGATCGAGCAGCACGTTCATCGTGCCGGCAACTGCTCCGATGGCTAGGGCAAGGGCGATTGGCTGGTCGAGGTTCGCTGTCCGTGCCCGCCAAGCGGCCCACGCGCCGCGGAAGAAGGTCTGCCCCGGCCAGATGAGCGACAGCCAGCCGATCGCCAAGCTCAGCCAACGGAAGAGCGTCGCGAACTGCGCTTCGATGCCGTCGAAGACGCCCGCGTAGAGCGCCGTGGCGATCAACATGTTATTGCCCGCCAAGGCGCCGGCGATCGCCATGTTCACCAAGCGCCGCCGTTCTGCAATGCCCGCCGCAGCGCGGGCCGACCCGTCGCGGGCCGGGTGTGGCGCGTAGCCGAGTCGGTCGAGCGTCGTCGCTATCGTCGAAAGTGTGACGCCTTGCGGGTCCCAAGTGATCCGGGCCCGCGACGCTCCGAGCGACAACCGCGCCTCGACAACGCCCGGCGCGATATGCGGCAGTCGCTCGACTAGCCACACGCACGCCGCACAGTGGACACCTTCGAGGCGGAACTCGATACGGCGAAGCCCCGAGTCCGCTTCGGTCGTGTGCTTATCGAGAAACGATTGAGAGTCGTAGGCGGCGTAGCGTTTGTTTACCCTCCCAGTGGAAGCATGCCCGGAACCGAAGCGTTCGCGCAACGCGTAATAGTCGGCTAAACCGCAGCCGTGGATGGTCTCGTAAGCGACTTGGCACCCACTGCAACAAAACTGCTCCGTGGCGTCGGCGATGAAGAGCGCCTCGGGCACCGGTAGACCACAATGGTGACAGCCGCGCCTGGCAGATTTGCTACGTGTCTCGTTATCAGTTGCGTCTAGAACAGCGTTCACTTCTTGGCCTCCAACGCCGCGCGACAGCAAGGCGGGAGCACGCTTGGATCGGGCGTAGCGCCAGATGACGATTCGACAGCGACTTGTTGAGCCAAGTTCTCGGCCGAAAGCGTCATCCGCCCGCTCAGCGTCACACAGCCAACAGCCACCAGCGCCGCGGCGGTGGCGATCGGTAGTCGTTCGCCCAACACACCAGCGAGTTGACGGACGCCGACCCCCAGCGAAAGCAACACCGGCAGCGTGCCGACCCAGAAGGTCGCCATCACCAACGCCCCCTGAATTGGTCCCCCTGATCCAGCGGCGGTCACGACAAAGGCATAGAGCCATCCGCACGGCAGCAGCGTGGTAAGGAGGCCAATTACCATCGCGCGGGGCAGGGCGGCTTGCCGAGCGGCGAAGCGCTGTCCACGCTGCACGAGCCGGACCCACGCCGCGGGGGGACGCCAATGCCCGAATTTCGCCAAGCCAATCTTCCATTTCCGAAGTCGAGCGATCTCCGCCAGTCCGAAGAGCACCATCACGCCGCCTGCGAGCGCCAGAGCGATCGGCTGCAGTCCCGCCAGGGTCGAAGCCAAATCCAGCAACGCGCCGGCGGCTCCTGCCGCGGCGCCGACTACCATGTACGTCACCAGTCGCCCGCCGTGGTAGGCCGTGTGCAGCAGCGCCGCGGCGCCGCGCGAGCGACCGCCGCTCACGGCGATCGCGCAAAACGGGCCGCACATCCCCGCGCAGTGCAACGACCCAAGCAGGCTCGCCGACAGGACCGTCAGCAGCATCGCTGTCATGGCTTGGGCGCCTCGATCCAGAGGTCTTCGTCAACGAGCAGCCGATCCTCGCCGCGCTGCGCGACGGCGCTCAACCGCCATAACCCGTCGCGGCGTAGCGGCAAGACGGCTTCGTAAACGCCGAGCACCGCTTGGGGCTCGATCCGTTGCACGAAGCGATCCTGAGGCTTTGCGTGATGGTACATCGACAACTCAACCACCGCATTCTCGACCGGTGCGCCTTG from Botrimarina mediterranea encodes:
- a CDS encoding anthranilate synthase component I family protein, which produces MPTADTLAPSDAMTPLVVELDRSLRPEDAFVALAGLPHAVFFDSAMRMPVLGRYSYVTADPFDWLTIPSDGRAAIDSLFDRLNRYRSATVEGLPPWQGGAAGVVGYEVGRSLERLPRPRWDEFQHPALAMGFYDFVVAFDHAEGRAWAISTGLPACGDDRQRRAEWRMQQVLDGLAKGSPPQAFEHCQPVSQEDLAPSFATPYGVGVASNFSRGGYLAAVDRVLEHLRAGDAFQVNLSQRLLLPDPGDPVEMYLRLRERNPAPFGGYVDGGPWQVASASPERFLQVAGRCVETRPIKGTRPLGVAAGAELLASEKDRAENVMIVDLLRNDLSRVCKDDSVAVPTLFGLEPYAHVQHLVSVVTGRLRDECGVADLLEATLPGGSITGAPKVRAQEIIATLEPTARGAYCGAIAWIGFPDAAGRQAMDSSVLIRTLTRSRGWVQAPVGGGVVVQSDPAAEYEETWHKAAGLVDAVAP
- a CDS encoding anthranilate synthase component II → MILVLDNYDSFVHNLARYVRLAGYETQVVRSDAIDADGVAALSPEALVLSPGPGTPANAGCCVELVRQFSDTLPILGVCLGHQAIVEAFGGRVVRTAEPLHGRTSLIRHDCGKLFAGAPSPLTVCRYHSLIAEAETLPDCLRATAWTDDGVVMAVEHRSRPIFGVQFHPEAILTEAGQLLIRNFCGAIREE
- the ccoS gene encoding cbb3-type cytochrome oxidase assembly protein CcoS is translated as MSVVFVMVPIALVLAAVAVTAFIWAARDGQFDDTETPAHRMLFDDQETKRGR
- a CDS encoding heavy metal translocating P-type ATPase, which codes for MNAVLDATDNETRSKSARRGCHHCGLPVPEALFIADATEQFCCSGCQVAYETIHGCGLADYYALRERFGSGHASTGRVNKRYAAYDSQSFLDKHTTEADSGLRRIEFRLEGVHCAACVWLVERLPHIAPGVVEARLSLGASRARITWDPQGVTLSTIATTLDRLGYAPHPARDGSARAAAGIAERRRLVNMAIAGALAGNNMLIATALYAGVFDGIEAQFATLFRWLSLAIGWLSLIWPGQTFFRGAWAAWRARTANLDQPIALALAIGAVAGTMNVLLDRGEVYFDSLSALVFLLLVGRFLQARQQRWAQESVGLMLSMTPDECHMVRDGVLIDESIDTLQSGDLVEVRAGELFPADGVVTQGESAIDQSLLTGESQPTPVAIGDAVCAGAQNVAATLCVRVDTVGAATRIGRLVSLVEEGLAAKPPIIQMADRIAGRFIVVVVTLAIANLAWWWSTVGLEPGIDATVALLIVACPCALGLATPLTMAVAIGSGAKRGMLIKSAAVLEKLASVGPNCPGRLFVDKTGTLTSGKMRVEAYHGDDRLRVWIAAIESESNHPIARAIVADLPSVGPEARQQVRQRQEKHGFGVTARTPVGQLLVSSPRFAAENAVAIAEHHHEIVQLGLERGMTVVLAAVDGRCEAVLWLKDQLHADSRERLQWLRDAGWRTAILSGDASGPVRLAAEAVGVDGNDAHSEMAPEEKLARVREATLAGNGVVMMVGDGVNDATSLAAADIGVAVHGGAEASLVAADVYLTEAGVGRLVELVDLSRRTLGVMRRNLAISLTYNTVAVSLAAIGWITPLAAALLMPLSSLSVLASAASLANRRSTKRE
- a CDS encoding sulfite exporter TauE/SafE family protein, which gives rise to MTAMLLTVLSASLLGSLHCAGMCGPFCAIAVSGGRSRGAAALLHTAYHGGRLVTYMVVGAAAGAAGALLDLASTLAGLQPIALALAGGVMVLFGLAEIARLRKWKIGLAKFGHWRPPAAWVRLVQRGQRFAARQAALPRAMVIGLLTTLLPCGWLYAFVVTAAGSGGPIQGALVMATFWVGTLPVLLSLGVGVRQLAGVLGERLPIATAAALVAVGCVTLSGRMTLSAENLAQQVAVESSSGATPDPSVLPPCCRAALEAKK